In Apostichopus japonicus isolate 1M-3 chromosome 3, ASM3797524v1, whole genome shotgun sequence, a single genomic region encodes these proteins:
- the LOC139965534 gene encoding AN1-type zinc finger protein 1-like codes for MAELFIGQHCDVSHCNQNDFLPFTCSSCNGIFCLEHRSTAAHNCEKAEEKVASSTVKSEFKSYSCSKADCRKKGPVPVTCPFCNFQFCMSHRHPQDHDCTKMPEREKSVPMAETAKMVKEIQARHRTNPRRQTPKSEKARQTAAKVALMKMKMHAKGDTGIPQLERVYLEVCLPARTTLDKKPYFFSSSWSIGRIVDWLANTLKLENENDKEGTQKLKLFHSDTFQAFTMDTKLRDLMNKEKDQLYSGSEVILDYVPEGLDDIQDINN; via the exons ATTTCCTTCCTTTCACCTGTAGCAGTTGCAATGGAATCTTTTG TCTGGAACATAGAAGCACTGCGGCACACAACTGTGAAAAG GCAGAAGAAAAGGTGGCGTCAAGTACAGTAAAATCTGAATTTAAAAGTTATAGTTGTAGTAAGGCTGACTGCAGAAAGAAAGGACCAGTACCAGTCACCTGTCCATTTTGTAACTTCCAATTTTGCATGAG TCACAGACATCCTCAAGACCACGACTGCACTAAGATGCCGGAAAGGGAGAAGTCTGTTCCGATGGCAGAGACGGCGAAAATGGTCAAAGAAATTCAAG CTCGTCATCGGACCAACCCACGAAGGCAAACACCAAAGAGTGAAAAGGCAAGACAGACAGCTGCTAAAGTAGCTctgatgaaaatgaaaatgcatGCAAAGGGAGACACTGGGATTCCTCAG CTCGAGAGAGTTTACCTGGAGGTCTGTCTTCCAGCACGGACTACCCTAGACAAGAAACCATATTTCTTTTCGTCTTCTTGGAGCATCGGTCGGATCGTTGATTGGTTGGCAAACACGCTGAAACTGGAAAACGAGAACGATAAAGAAGGAACCCAG AAGTTGAAATTATTTCACTCTGATACATTTCAAGCTTTCACCATGGACACTAAATTAAGAGACTTGATGAATAAGGAGAAGGACCAGCTGTACTCAGGGAGTGAAGTCATTCTGGATTATGTTCCCGAGGGCTTGGATGATATACAAGATATTAACAATTAG